From one Dryobates pubescens isolate bDryPub1 chromosome 2, bDryPub1.pri, whole genome shotgun sequence genomic stretch:
- the PPIL3 gene encoding peptidyl-prolyl cis-trans isomerase-like 3 isoform X1: MAVTLHTDVGDIKIELFCERTPKTSENFLALCASNYYNGCIFHRNIKGFMVQTGDPLGTGKGGNSIWGKKFEDEFSEYLKHSVRGVVSMANNGPNTNGSQFFITYGKQPHLDMKYTVFGKVIDGLETLDELEKLPVNEKTYRPLNDVRIKDITIHANPFAL, from the exons ATG GCTGTCACACTGCATACTGATGTAGGAGATATTAAAATTGAACTGTTCTGTGAGCGTACACCAAAGACAAGTGAA AATTTCCTGGCTCTTTGTGCTAGTAACTACTACAATGGATGCATATTTCACCGGAATATAAAAGGCTTCATGGTTCAGACAGGGGATCCATTAG gcactggaaagggAGGTAACAGCATCTGGGGCAAGAAGTTTGAAGATGAATTCAGTGAATACCTAAAG CACAGCGTCCGTGGGGTAGTTTCAATGGCAAACAACGGTCCAAATACCAATGGATCACAGTTCTTCATCACTTACGGCAAGCAACCACACCTAGACATGAAGTACACCGTGTTTGGAAA aGTTATTGACGGCTTGGAGACTCTGGATGAGCTGGAGAAGCTGCCTGTGAATGAGAAAACCTACAGACCTCTTAATGATGTTCGCATTAAAGATATTACAATTCATGCCAATCCTTTTGCTCTGTAG
- the PPIL3 gene encoding peptidyl-prolyl cis-trans isomerase-like 3 isoform X2, whose product MNFLALCASNYYNGCIFHRNIKGFMVQTGDPLGTGKGGNSIWGKKFEDEFSEYLKHSVRGVVSMANNGPNTNGSQFFITYGKQPHLDMKYTVFGKVIDGLETLDELEKLPVNEKTYRPLNDVRIKDITIHANPFAL is encoded by the exons ATG AATTTCCTGGCTCTTTGTGCTAGTAACTACTACAATGGATGCATATTTCACCGGAATATAAAAGGCTTCATGGTTCAGACAGGGGATCCATTAG gcactggaaagggAGGTAACAGCATCTGGGGCAAGAAGTTTGAAGATGAATTCAGTGAATACCTAAAG CACAGCGTCCGTGGGGTAGTTTCAATGGCAAACAACGGTCCAAATACCAATGGATCACAGTTCTTCATCACTTACGGCAAGCAACCACACCTAGACATGAAGTACACCGTGTTTGGAAA aGTTATTGACGGCTTGGAGACTCTGGATGAGCTGGAGAAGCTGCCTGTGAATGAGAAAACCTACAGACCTCTTAATGATGTTCGCATTAAAGATATTACAATTCATGCCAATCCTTTTGCTCTGTAG
- the NIF3L1 gene encoding NIF3-like protein 1, producing the protein MLLPGTQLVRRSLCIRALGCVPSRSFMNLRDVVSALNDFASLSLAESWDNVGLLVEPSPPHTVNTLFLTNDLTEEVMEEAVQKKADLILSYHPPIFTPLKRVTWKTWKERLVVRALENRMGIYSPHTAYDAVPHGVNNWLTKGLGACTSIPLRPSTAPSHPAEGTHRVEFCANNTEHLDTVLSKIKTIQEISCLVTLPVRVEGEEQTRVSLNCSQKALLEVVALLSQDNLYHKTEILLLQKPLLPHNGMGRLCTLSEPVSLSDIIERVKNHLKLPHVRLAMGAGKTLESPVKKAALCAGSGSSILKGTEADLYLTGEMSHHDILDAVANGISVILCEHSNTERGFLSELRDMLAIHLLNKVNIIVSEKDRDPLQVA; encoded by the exons atgctgctgcccGGCACACAGCTGGTTCGCCGGTCTCTCTGCATACGTGCTCTGGGCTGCGTGCCCTCACGCTCCTTCATGAAtctcagggatgtggtttctGCCCTGAATGACTTTGCATCCCTCTCTCTGGCTGAAAGCTGGGACAATGTGGGGTTGCTGGTGGAACCAAGTCCTCCCCACACTGTGAACACCCTTTTCCTTACTAACGATCTCActgaggaggtgatggaagaGGCCGTGCAGAAGAAGGCAGACCTTATTCTTTCTTACCACCCTCCTATATTCACACCACTCAAAAGGGTAACGTGGAAGACCTGGAAAGAACGGCTGGTGGTCCGAGCCTTGGAGAACAGAATGGGGATTTACTCTCCACATACTGCATATGATGCCGTACCTCATGGAGTCAATAACTGGCTCACAAAGGGACTTG GTGCCTGTACTTCCATCCCACTGCGTCCATCAACTGCCCCAAGCCATCCAGCTGAGGGCACTCACCGGGTAGAATTCTGTGCAAACAATACTGAGcatctggacacagtgctgtcCAAAATCAAAACCATCCAAGAGATCTCCTGTCTTGTTACTCTTCCTGTCAG GGTTGAAGGTGAGGAGCAAACACGAGTCAGTTTGAACTGTTCTCAGAAAGCACTGTTGGAGGTGGTGGCGTTATTGTCCCAGGACAACCTTTATCACAAGACTGAGATTCTCTTACTacaaaag cctcttcttccccaTAATGGAATGGGACGTCTGTGCACGCTGAGCGAGCCAGTCTCTTTGTCAGACATAATTGAGCGTGTTAAGAACCACCTAAAATTACCCCATGTCCGCTTAGCCATGGGAGCGGGCAAGACACTAG AATCACCAGTAAagaaagctgctctgtgtgctggttCTGGGAGCAGTATCCTGAAAGGAACAGAAGCAGACCTGTATCTCACAG GAGAGATGTCCCACCATGACATTCTGGATGCAGTTGCCAATGGGATAAGTGTTATCCTGTGTGAGCACAGTAACACAGAGCGAGGCTTCTTGTCAGAGCTGCGTGACATGCTAGCTATCCACCTATTGAACAAAGTCAACATAATTGTGTCTGAGAAAGACAGAGATCCCCTCCAGGTGgcataa